In Rhizoctonia solani chromosome 7, complete sequence, one DNA window encodes the following:
- a CDS encoding Complex 1 protein (LYR family): MPPYSPSSSSLALRASIAQSLSGLRNTSPKVPFWELAAHRVPTLWTLYRGLLRAAPGENTQWRIRGLFQRNHHLTSPLETRHALAMGHRASHWLEYMHQAQAGDTRKQRVLARFERTFGEMKNRVKWKDIYRANLYLHLEWIYQLRNRPILTGGFMRPTLFHKLVPRMARQPIHLSMMIRRRRLARARRLEEQRRLMEWKLDIAREREFEARLIDWGYMSQDQGIWQTNEWFLPISKRIALIQEAYTQDKRRALHIYPPHIVAQVKQARTRRIQRKTELNEKLARGEWVTRWKRVAVRKMGMSRASRRLRGLRDPVHPHRDILYARVMRRVDVNPRAGAAPPHILQGMDAKERKMDQAIRGRSPGGYVTQLRREKGWKRGLEPGQGQEDERSGEAEARLKKLEDAIEAENGMRRRVAEIGLSKGKKK; this comes from the exons ATGCCCCCCTATTCtccctcgtcctcgtcgctTGCCCTGCGCGCATCCATCGCCCAGAGCCTGTCCGGTCTCCGCAATACAAGTCCCAAAGTTCCTTTCTGGGAACTGGCTGCTCACCGGGTCCCTACTCTCTGGACACTATATCGGGGTCTCTTGCGTGCTGCACCGGGCGAGAAT ACACAATGGCGCATCCGGGGTCTGTTCCAGCGTAACCATCATCTCACCAGTCCTCTAGAGACACGCCATGCACTCGCTATGGGACACCGAGCAAGTCAC TGGCTCGAATACATGCACCAAGCCCAAGCAGGCGATACTCGCAAACAACGCGTCTTGGCTCGGTTCGAACGCACGTTTGGAGAAATGAAGAACCGCGTCAAGTGGAAAGACATATACCGCGCGAACTTGTATCTCCATCTT GAATGGATATACCAACTCCGCAATAGACCCATTCTCACAGGCGGATTCATGCGTCCTACCCTCTTCCACAAGCTCGTTCCGCGAATGGCTCGCCAGCCGATCCATCTGAGCATGATGATTCGCCGACGCCGTCTTGCCCGTGCCCGTCGTCTCGAAGAACAACGCAGGTTGATGGAGTGGAAACTCGATATTGCTCGAGAACGTGAATTCGAAGCGAGGTTGATCGACTGGGGGTATATGAGTCAGGATCAGGGAATATGGCAGACGAATGAATGGT TCCTGCCTATATCAAAACGCATAGCCCTCATTCAAGAAGCATACACACAGGACAAGCGTCGAGCACTACACATCTACCCACCGCACATTGTCGCCCAAGTCAAACAAGCCCGCACACGGCGGATCCAACGAAAGACGGAGCTAAACGAAAAGCTCGCGCGCGGAGAGTGGGTTACTAGGTGGAAAAGGGTCGCCGTGCGCAAGATGGGCATGTCGCGTGCGTCGAGGCGGTTGCGCGGGCTTAGAGACCCGGTTCATCCCCATCGTGATATCTTGTATGCGCGTGTGATGAGGCGCGTGGACGTGAACCCCCGCGCGGGTGCTGCTCCGCCTCATATTCTCCAAGGCATGGATGCGAAAGAACGCAAGATGGATCAAGCGATTCGTGGGCGCAGTCCGGGTGGATATGTCACTCAGCTCAGGAGAGAAAAAGGCTGGAAAAGGGGACTCGAGCCTGGTCAGGGTCAAGAGGACGAGAGGAGCGGAGAGGCTGAGGCCAGGCTGAAGAAATTGGAGGATGCGATCGAGGCGGAAAATGGGATGCGAAGACGGGTGGCGGAGATTGGGTTGTCCAAGGGAAAGAAAAAGTGA